Proteins from a genomic interval of Nostoc sp. TCL240-02:
- a CDS encoding pentapeptide repeat-containing protein: MNQSNSKKLTRWIVTAVFLVLVAGFSLLDQQAVKAQTLTTSIPTESELAPVTSVVTPPMESVTSPVIPPVVAPMESVTSSVIPPVVSVATNVRHLLQTNECIGCNLTGAMLKDANLQAANLEGANLQNADLERANLQQTNLKGANFQGADLGKVNLLGANLLGANLFDADLEKANLLGANLQMANLQGADLEKTNLTNANIQGVNLMGVDLEDAIRPEGFTVQ; this comes from the coding sequence ATGAATCAATCAAATTCTAAAAAATTAACTCGGTGGATTGTAACAGCAGTATTTCTAGTACTTGTAGCAGGATTTTCGCTCCTTGACCAGCAAGCAGTTAAAGCTCAAACATTAACAACATCCATACCTACTGAGTCTGAACTAGCTCCAGTCACATCTGTGGTTACACCGCCAATGGAGTCTGTAACTTCCCCAGTCATACCTCCAGTTGTAGCGCCAATGGAATCTGTAACTTCATCAGTCATACCTCCAGTTGTATCTGTAGCAACAAATGTTAGACATTTATTACAAACTAATGAATGTATCGGATGTAATCTAACTGGAGCAATGCTTAAGGATGCAAACCTGCAAGCGGCAAATTTGGAGGGTGCTAACTTACAAAATGCAGACTTAGAAAGGGCTAACCTACAGCAAACAAACTTAAAAGGGGCAAACTTTCAAGGAGCAGATTTAGGTAAGGTAAACCTTTTGGGAGCAAACCTGTTAGGAGCAAATCTATTTGATGCAGACTTAGAAAAAGCCAACCTGTTGGGAGCAAATCTGCAAATGGCTAACCTACAGGGCGCAGACTTGGAAAAGACAAATCTCACAAATGCAAACATCCAGGGAGTTAACCTGATGGGGGTTGATTTGGAAGATGCGATCAGACCAGAAGGATTCACTGTTCAGTGA